A stretch of the Haloplanus aerogenes genome encodes the following:
- a CDS encoding 2,5-diamino-6-(ribosylamino)-4(3H)-pyrimidinone 5'-phosphate reductase — protein sequence MEVVVNAATSVDGKLSTRERRQVRISGDEDFDRVDRLRAAADAVLVGVGTVLADDPHLGVKSEDRRVQRLRNGRSANPARVVADSRARTPPDATLLNDDAETYLLVSEAAPPERLATLRDAGATVIEAGEEQVNLSAAFDQLETEGVDRLLVEGGGKVIFSLFEAGLVDELSVFVGSLVLGGREAPTLADGEGFVEDFPALELVGVDRLDDGVVLEYRVES from the coding sequence ATGGAAGTCGTCGTCAACGCGGCGACGAGCGTGGACGGGAAACTGTCGACGCGCGAGCGCCGACAGGTCCGCATCTCCGGCGACGAGGATTTCGACCGCGTGGACCGCCTCCGTGCGGCCGCCGACGCCGTCCTCGTCGGCGTCGGGACGGTCCTCGCGGACGACCCCCACCTCGGCGTCAAGTCGGAGGATCGGCGTGTCCAGCGCCTGCGCAACGGGCGCTCGGCGAATCCGGCCCGAGTCGTCGCGGACTCCCGCGCCCGCACGCCGCCGGACGCGACGCTGTTGAACGACGACGCCGAGACGTACCTCCTCGTCTCGGAGGCGGCACCTCCGGAGCGGCTGGCGACCCTGCGTGACGCGGGCGCGACGGTGATCGAAGCCGGCGAGGAGCAGGTGAATCTCTCGGCCGCGTTCGACCAGTTGGAGACGGAGGGCGTCGACCGCTTGCTCGTCGAGGGCGGCGGCAAAGTCATCTTCTCGCTGTTCGAGGCGGGCCTCGTCGACGAACTCAGCGTGTTCGTCGGGTCGCTCGTTCTCGGCGGCCGCGAGGCGCCGACGCTCGCGGACGGCGAGGGGTTCGTCGAGGACTTCCCGGCGCTCGAACTGGTCGGCGTCGACCGCCTCGACGACGGCGTCGTGCTGGAGTACCGGGTCGAGTCGTGA
- the trxA gene encoding thioredoxin: protein MSKSTAEQEPIHVEDADHLSELVEEHAVVLVDYYADWCGPCKMLEPTVEEIAAETDAVVLKVDIDELQELAQERGIQSVPTLEFYANGEQAERLIGVQDKANLVEIIENLS from the coding sequence ATGAGCAAGTCGACTGCGGAGCAGGAGCCCATTCACGTCGAAGACGCCGACCACCTGAGCGAACTCGTCGAGGAGCACGCCGTCGTCCTCGTCGACTACTACGCCGACTGGTGTGGCCCCTGCAAGATGCTGGAGCCGACGGTCGAAGAAATCGCCGCCGAAACCGACGCCGTCGTCCTGAAAGTCGATATCGACGAACTGCAGGAACTCGCCCAGGAGCGGGGTATCCAGAGCGTCCCGACGCTGGAGTTCTACGCCAACGGCGAACAGGCCGAGCGGCTCATCGGCGTGCAGGACAAGGCGAATCTGGTCGAAATCATCGAGAACCTCTCCTAA
- a CDS encoding TrmB family transcriptional regulator, which yields MNEISNHQQAIELLQEFGLKEYEAGCFVALSRRPQGTAKDISETSEVPRTRVYDAIRVLEAKGLVEIQHSNPKQFRAVPIDEAIETLRTEYEERAEKLRQVLDGLEPEQPAGEIDVTHEVWALSSTPGIESRVQQLIDEAEEEIIIVVGDAEILTEKLIDHLADAVDRGVNVVVGAEDAAVLEGAEPRLPEVETFVSGIEWLGHSAFPNDDTEIGRLLLVDQSSILVSSFTRDGSGERYHEQAVFGRGFDNGLVAVVRRLVASGFLSTAEATVE from the coding sequence ATGAACGAGATATCGAATCACCAGCAGGCGATCGAACTTCTGCAGGAGTTTGGACTCAAAGAGTACGAGGCAGGATGTTTCGTGGCACTCTCGCGGCGGCCACAGGGGACGGCCAAGGATATCAGCGAAACGTCCGAGGTGCCGCGCACGCGTGTCTACGACGCGATTCGGGTGCTGGAGGCGAAGGGGCTGGTCGAGATTCAGCACTCGAACCCCAAACAGTTTCGTGCCGTCCCCATCGACGAGGCAATCGAAACGCTCCGCACCGAGTACGAGGAGCGGGCCGAAAAACTCCGACAGGTACTCGACGGCCTCGAACCGGAACAACCCGCGGGAGAGATAGATGTCACCCACGAGGTCTGGGCGCTCTCCAGCACACCCGGCATCGAGAGTCGCGTCCAGCAACTGATCGACGAGGCCGAGGAGGAGATAATCATCGTCGTCGGGGACGCGGAGATTCTCACCGAGAAGCTGATCGACCACCTCGCGGATGCCGTGGACCGGGGCGTCAACGTCGTCGTCGGCGCGGAGGACGCGGCGGTGCTCGAAGGGGCCGAACCGAGGCTCCCCGAAGTCGAGACGTTCGTCTCGGGCATCGAGTGGCTGGGCCACTCGGCGTTCCCGAACGACGACACGGAGATCGGCCGCCTCTTGCTGGTCGATCAGTCGTCGATCCTCGTGAGTTCGTTCACCCGCGACGGTAGCGGCGAGCGATACCACGAGCAGGCGGTGTTCGGCCGCGGATTCGACAACGGCCTCGTGGCCGTCGTGCGTCGGCTGGTGGCGAGTGGCTTCCTCTCGACGGCCGAGGCCACAGTGGAGTAG
- a CDS encoding ribosome assembly factor SBDS — MISLDEAVTARLESHGERFEVLIDPDAALAIKRGEFEGDLEDVIAAEDVFEDASRGDRPAENDLEEVFGTTDPLEIIPEVVKRGEIQITAEQRREMQEQKRKQLINRIARNAVNPQMDDAPHPPERIERALEEAGFRVDPMERVETQVDDALDALRPVIPIRFAEVTVAVQVPADKAGSAQSKIRQFGDLDREEWQADGSWIGVLTFPAGMQNDFYDLVNEVTSGEAETRIVKDEDDLNVR, encoded by the coding sequence ATGATTTCGCTGGACGAGGCCGTCACCGCACGCCTCGAATCCCACGGCGAGCGTTTCGAGGTACTGATCGACCCCGACGCGGCCCTCGCCATCAAACGCGGCGAGTTCGAGGGAGACCTGGAAGACGTGATCGCCGCCGAGGACGTGTTCGAGGACGCCTCCCGCGGAGACCGCCCTGCCGAGAACGACCTCGAAGAGGTGTTCGGTACGACCGATCCCCTCGAAATCATCCCCGAAGTCGTCAAGCGCGGCGAGATCCAGATCACGGCCGAGCAGCGCCGCGAGATGCAAGAACAGAAGCGCAAGCAGTTGATCAACCGGATCGCGCGCAACGCGGTCAACCCGCAGATGGACGACGCGCCCCATCCCCCCGAACGCATCGAGCGAGCGCTGGAGGAGGCGGGATTCCGGGTCGACCCTATGGAACGGGTCGAGACGCAGGTCGACGACGCTCTCGACGCGCTTCGCCCCGTCATCCCCATCCGCTTCGCGGAGGTGACCGTCGCAGTGCAGGTGCCCGCCGACAAGGCCGGGAGCGCGCAGTCGAAGATCCGACAGTTCGGTGACCTGGACCGGGAGGAGTGGCAGGCCGACGGCTCGTGGATCGGCGTGCTCACCTTCCCCGCGGGGATGCAGAACGACTTCTACGACCTGGTGAACGAGGTGACGAGCGGCGAGGCGGAGACGCGGATCGTCAAGGACGAAGACGACCTCAACGTGCGGTAG
- a CDS encoding FUN14 domain-containing protein, with product MDGVLIALQLGIDPQQLGLEFGSGAVIGGIIGFAAKKVAKIIAIIIGLELALFKFLESRDILTVDWAALSAGILKTGESAAAGPPSWMSTILSTLSVSVGFTGGFLLGFRRG from the coding sequence ATGGACGGGGTTCTAATCGCGTTACAACTGGGGATCGACCCGCAGCAGTTGGGACTGGAGTTCGGGAGCGGCGCCGTGATCGGTGGGATCATCGGCTTCGCGGCGAAAAAGGTCGCCAAGATCATCGCCATCATCATCGGCCTCGAACTCGCGCTGTTCAAGTTTCTGGAGTCGCGTGACATCCTTACCGTCGACTGGGCGGCGCTGTCGGCCGGCATCCTGAAAACTGGCGAGAGCGCGGCGGCCGGGCCGCCGAGTTGGATGTCGACCATCCTTTCGACGCTCTCCGTCTCCGTCGGCTTCACCGGCGGGTTCCTGCTCGGCTTCCGGCGGGGATAG